In Glycine max cultivar Williams 82 chromosome 15, Glycine_max_v4.0, whole genome shotgun sequence, the DNA window AAACAAAATGTACGAAAAGAATATATGGCCTTACCTACTAAAAAGTACTGGTGGGTGATGTTGGTTAGAAAGTTAATTACTTTctacaaattaaatcaatttaaaaaattccaatTCGAGAATTTGACGATTCCTTGTTGGTAAAGaaacactttattttattaactcaTCAAACGTAAAAAAACGAAACATCATGACAGTATAGCATTTATAACCATTAATTACATaacctttatttttgtttcccccctcattttttttggtcgttgaattttaaataacaaaaacattggATTGGACGTGATTAAACATGATGATAATTGAGACAAATTGTGAATGGCCACCATCATTTACAGAACCCAATAATGCAACGCCGTGGACGTAATTGTCACATAATTATGCAGCCTTGTGGATTCTCTTCGCTGAAATATTGATCACCACGGTTCACATAACAGGGTCTGCCTCCACCGTAACTATCATATACGGGCCTTGCATAGTACCCGTCGTAACAGAACATGGGCCCACCGTATTCGTACCCAGGCCCAACGGGCCTGCCTTCGTAGCACGGAGGAGGAGCATAGAGCATCCCAACTGGAACCGCCATAGGTGCAGCCATATGTGGCTGCACGGGTAAGGGAGCTGGCGCGGGCTTGTCCTTGGGCTTCTCGGGCCCGGGCTTGGGCTTCTCGGCTTCCTTTTTCGGAGCATCCCCTTTGGGCTTCTCCCCaccatccttctttttctcgGGCTCGGCCTTGGGTTTCTCGCCGCCACCGTCCTTCTTTTTCTCGGGCTCGGCCTTGGGCTTCTCGCCGCCACCGTCCTTCTTTTTCTCGGGCTCGGCCTTGGGCTTCTCAGCTTTGGGAGGGTCTGCTTTAGGCTTCTCGGCCTTGGGCTTGGGCAGTTCCAGTATCTCAATGCTCTTGATAGAGCCTCCACCTTTGTAGCAAAGCTTGTCTCTTATCTTCTCGGGGCTACAACACACCACTGTGATGAACACAATGTTTTCCTTCTCATCGAACTTCTGGTCCCGAATTTCTCttgttcacaaaatttcaacACCCAAAAATTAACTCAATTTGATACCCTCTTGCAACCCCAAATAAATGCATGCaaattgcaaaattttcatttcacaATTCTGATTCTAGTATGTATAAAgtacataacataaaaaaagaagaagcaagggTGATGAACTCACGAGGGTACTTGCCGAGAAGTTTCTTAACCTTCTTGTAGCATTTCTCACACTCAAGGTCAACCTTGAGTTTCATGATGGTCACCTGAATTAATGTGTTCAACAAATCCACCCATTAGAATTATAGTATCCCATGTATCCAAAGTGAACCAAACTTATGATTGTGGCATATAGAATAGAAGAATGGCATCATCAATTTGGTTATGTTATACAATAACAAATTCAAGCAGAAAAGCAGAACAATTGAAATCACATTTTCATACTATGTAAACAAGGACAAGAAATAATGAGCATTAATCCAAAAggttttgagataaaaaaaaaaaagagtgatcaTGAAGCTTCAGATGAGAATTGAAAGCTGTGTACCTTTTCAGCCATGGTTTTGTGGATCAAGAGATCAGATCTGAGGCTCAGGTTGTAATGCAGACAAAAGTGATCAGAGCAAACCAACACAGAGGGAAAGTGACAGAAAAGCAAAACTTAAGAAGGCATTAGCGCACCTCGTTCACCAATCAAACTTCAACATGTAGTCCCACAAAGTTGAATTTCATGCTAAGGTATTGTATTCACACCTGAGGGTGGCCAGAACCAAAGGGTGTGTGTCTATGCTGTTAAATACTTATAGTAACACAAGATTGGATTGATGATGGCTTTGCAACTCAGCACACAGCTTCTACTCCCATGTGCTGTCTTTGGTTGACACGCCTAATATTGTTGACTCAATGCACCTTCCTCAATCCCTATAAATACTAATCAATTAAATGCCACATATGTGTCACAAAATACTTACcatgattatttttcaatattttaattcatgTTTGCGTTATGGTTTTTATGAGTTTTGTTGTGTGCAATAATGATCATGCACTACCGCATGCCGACCGTACACGTGTCTCAAGGCATAGTGTCTCACTCGCATCTACTATAATGAACTAAACCATCTACTATAATGTAAGGATCCTATAATATTTGTACTAGTACAGAAGAGATCATGATCATCCATTCATTGGTCACTAATGAATATAGACCAAACTGtagatgtttttttatattggttggAGGGTGAATTGAATTGAGTAAAGCCACCACTACCTAATTAATTGGTTGTAGATGAAGTAGGAGTTGAGACTTGAGGAGAGTGGTCCAAATTTGTGGGCTCCAATGAGTCCAGATTTTTCTTTGAGGTAGTGAAAGCCAATCATTGTCTCTAACCGAATCTGATGGTTGCTACTTGCAACTTGTGTTAACGCGGTTTGATCATGAAGATATATATATGGGTTTTTTTAGCTAGAGGATACACTCATAATTGGACCCTTTTTTCTGTAACACACGTCCACCTTTTGTTGCGCTTGTCaccattgatttttcttttgattttggcgattttttttccctctctcaTTCTGTTCATTTCTGGTTGATAAAATGCTCCATCTAAGGTCACACGAAACATGAATCTCTCAAATTATTACACACTATGAAACATGATGCTTAAAATACTTGTCGTGGTAGATTGGCCATTGGATGTCCATAAGATAATGATCGGTTTAAATGCTATGGGCGTGGGTTCAGATGATTTTAGAGTCATCCAAAATCTTGTTTGGTAGATAGTCTTTTCTATGGAAATTTTTGTATGCTTCAACACTAGTTAATGAATTACAGCACGTACAGTAAAATTATtgaacttaattaaaatatattctagACTGATTTTAAGGCAATCGGTGTAGAATGTTCATCTCGATTTTCCATGTCACCGTGTCACATACTACATTCAATTTTCTAGGAATAGATTTCAgtgttaaaaataaacattttttgtaCTAATGGTGGTTTCGAATTCAATTATCATGCCTAATCAAAATCTGAACTGCGTAAACTGTTGCATATTTAGCTAGAGTTTAATAAGCACGtacaataaatgtttttatactgttaaaaaaaactttgataaaaattttaaaataattattatataaattaataaatttattatatatgacaaTTTGTAATTTGGATgtgaataaattttattcatttagttAACCAATGATTTTGCCTCCCCAACTTTTTTAGTCGACCTCCTACACCGATAATATGAGCTAATTTCctgaaaaaattgtaatatagTAGTTTGATAATAAGCATAGCCAATGATTTCGGAAAAGTCTCATAAGCCCTAACACAAATCAATTGAATCCAACCATGTTACAGATgagcagaaaacaaaaaatggactAGCCTAATCTGCTGCACATAAAGTGGGCTTTTATGTATTGGACCTTAGGCAATCTTTATAGGGGCAATTGCTATTTCCACTTTCCCTATTTACTAatacacttttcttttctttttattttcttaaattatccTTGTAAATGCACACTCCTCACTTGTCACTTTCTCCATCatgttctttaaaaaaaataaaaaaaagctcCCTTTATCTGCAAATTTACAAAATGCATCATACTCCCAACATTTTGCCTTGTGTCTAGAACCCTACCATGCATCTCAGCATCTACAAGAGCCATGGTGAGGAAAATCTCAATCTTGTGAATCTTCAGTAGTCAATCTTgttcttaattaatttcacCAAACCCTGTGAGTGCTTGAACTTGGTATGGAGACAGAGGTTTAAGGTTCAGGAAATATGAAGGGGTGCAAGGATTGAAAGTGAAATACTTGAGTGGTTATTATACATGATTGCGTGAAAACTGGTACGGATGGGTAGTTTATGATGGTTATTATTTTGATTGGCTATTGTAAGCAAACGGATTCTtcatgaaatttatatattcaatttatttatcttttataaaatttgtaaattgtTGATTATGGCTGTAGCCCATCTTTATACATATACACTTTATCGGGACCGCCACTCAAGCAACGTAAATTGTCTTTGCATAATTGTCAAAAGACTAAGAAAGTTGTTAAAAGCAActtggaagaaagaagaaaataaaatagaaactgtaaaatattttaataaataatgaataaaatatttataacattaaattataaatttttaattttgagaaattttagtGCTAAAATATGtagtttttattatgaaaataacttCAACTTATTATAAACGATAATTgcaattttttaatacttaatattcaaaaattaaaatttattttttatttttatttttacataactattatgaaattaataaataattgaccTTTTATGCACtataaattgttatttaataccaaaataaaatgTTCATTGTTGGGATTAATTTCGTTGAAGTAAAATTTGTctagtaaaaattaaattgtaaatacaaacattataaaattaagcTAACCATATGCTATTGTACTTTTATTTGGTATTTTAATAGTGTATATCAATTTTTACTCAagtaaaattatgtttatatattgtattatattattagtataaactCGCAATATCtatattaaaagattaatttctaTTAGATAAAAATTGTATTAATGGCTGGCATtcaccaaaaagaaaagattgtaTTAGTGGAGGCTGATTCAATTCAATGTATGTGAAATATGAAATACAAGGCgttaatatgatttttgttaaattatatttggcAGTTACTTCATTTTAGTACATAATTaagtcttaaaattttaattttaatcttttatattttctaaatatattattttagtattttttttctcaatttttcatttgaaacattaatcttccgttaacaataaaattttaaaataattaatttaatatcatgATCGTTAAAAACTATTACTactataattaaacaaaatgagtgtttatttatttttttcttctttcccttttttcattctctttccaATTCGTGTTCTCTCTCCTATTCTGCTTCACCCATGTTCTGATGGTGCTGTGCTTGTTCTGATTGATGGCGTGGTGGCTCCGACGATGGAGTTATCCCTCACCCCTAATGATGGATTTTGATTTGGGATTTAGAATTTTactattgctttttttttttatgattgatgaatatttattattcagggattgtgAAGAATTCTTGTATCATCTAATGCTTATTTGTGATTCATTCTTGTGTGGAGGAATGGAGGTTGGATGGTGGTGTTGGGGTTCGAAGAAGGAGACGATCGGAAGGAagatggattttttttagtagtttataattttttaaataaaatataaatataataatggtTTTTAGTCTTCattgtttgaaattaattattcaaaaactTTAAGTTAACAGAATCACTAAAATCACTAATGTTactattggaaataaaaaaaaaaaaaaactttcgaAAACTTAAAAGAccaaaattaaacatttaaaatttaatatattaaagtgAAACAATAATGAAATCAAACGGATGAAAAGTGATATTAAGgcaaatacaaaatacaaacttatttatattaatactaaattcttaatataatcaaataagaaaagaaatgactatttgaacaattaaatCACGCCGTTTCGTCTTTAAAAATATTGGAATTTTTCgcaccaaaaaaataatcaaattttcatATGGTAAGCTAAAGTTAATCTTGCACAATTAAATCACACATATTCGTGCAGGACAAAAGTCACTGGACAACAGATAAATAAATTGTTCGCAACAGGCCTGTATGATGGCAACATTATTCATTCATACGTAGGTGCTACATTGCACTGACATATGTTGGAGGACAAATATGGTGTAAGAACGTACCACACATCTTGACAATGGGTCCTGTGGAATGCAGGGAGAAACAAACATCTGCCAAAGGTTTAGCAGAATAAACAAATTTTCGTAAGCATGCTGCATATATaggtaaaaaataacattaaaataactTACATTACAAGTTCTACGTGCACAAACTTTTGTATTTGATCTCTTCGTAGGCAACAAATACTTATATTTATAGAGATTTAATTCTTTATCCTCCATTAGCAACATCCAGAGATGTGTACGAGTTATATTGATGGCATTGGACCTCCAGATGAATCATTGTCGTTATTCATTATATTGATTAGTAATTCATCCgttcataattataaaattattttcataaatttatttgtttctttttataagagtattttttttaaaaaaatttagatacattaattattcttttttatatattcttatttaattattctctctcaaaacattaatagaaaataattaagtggatagaaagataaaaaataataattttaaaataatataaataattaataaatttatgcgGTTAACCAAATTAACTATGCTATGCTAAAGAAGCATGAATTAGgtggaaaaaatttataattagaaacaGAGGAATAACTATCGATTGCATAATTACTTTTCCATGCATGGATCATTGTCACATTTTCCACCTCCCCCAATTTGATGCTTAGTAAAGTCTCTGGCAGCctgaaatgatttaattaaccaTATTGATAATTATCTTATGGGTTGAATATATTCTTAGCCTTTTGTAAATtggaccattttttttattctcaaaaagtaaattgtcttttttattattattttcatttatgaaAATGTATATTGTCCTTCCTAAAACATTatctgttattttttaaataataatagaaatagGGAGTACTtccttgacatttttttttttgtgaatgacATCCTTAACATATACTAGCATGTGAGGCACAACTGGGCACTGGCTAGCTTGTTGGACTATCAACAGAAGTCTATCTCCAAAATTATTACATAGACTCAAACCGCAAGCACTTTCCCTCAATTGCAGCTCCTAGACTATCAAGCCAGAAAAGTATCGTCATAAGGAGGATTTAAATCTACAAACATGAAGGATTTAGTTCATTATTTTGTGGAGATAAATAAAGATCATATATGGtatattttcagaaataagataCTAAAAGCTGATTATTTATTTCTGaagattaaaaagtaaatattctatttgcatatattaaaaacaaattcagTCCATATTTTATGTATCTTgcatatattaaaaacatactATGTAGTCTAACAAAGGCAGGATTCACAAATTCCAATTAACTATCAGACAGTATATATATGCTCAGTTTTGCATGTCCTAGCCAGCAGCATGCCTAAAAAATGGAAATTCAAACAGGAGGATAACATTTTATTTGCTAATCAATCCATGCTTTTGAACGGCCCCAAGAAGGTTCAAGCATCATCCAACTTATAAATGATCTTAGATAAAGTGTATCACTCTATtaatacaaatgaaaatttatagACACATGCATGACTGATTTAAATTCTGCATTCCTCTTATATATTGTCTAATAGCAGAAATTAGGAAGCAGTGATTAACTATTGGTGTAGGGAATCACGTATATAGGAGTCACTATCGTCCTAATACATGCATGAAGTCCCCATTAAGATCCGGTCCATAAGCCATATCGAGAGTGGGATCGCCAATCATATAAGAATAATGTTCTATACTTAACGTACGAACTGACATGACTAATCATTCATTCATATTAATAGTGTTACTTGTGTTTGAATCACATAATCATCCTTCATTGGCATTTAGGCgatttataactttaaataatagagattaaattttttgttgcaACGTATCATAATACCATAATTAACATGATATTCGTCATATTAGCACTTAATAAACATCATTCATAATTCTCTCACAAAAAAATCACATTCATATTAATAGAGATTAAAAACAtgtatttcaataaaattaattaaaatgtttttttttataaaatttaaaattaactacaTTTTTAGAGACACGAAACatatctaaaacaaaaaaaattataaatagcaTAATCTTTTCACTATCACCTCAAGTTATATATGCATGACTCAACTATCGTAACTTAATTTGAATTCATGAATT includes these proteins:
- the LOC100776437 gene encoding pollen-specific leucine-rich repeat extensin-like protein 1, which translates into the protein MAEKVTIMKLKVDLECEKCYKKVKKLLGKYPQIRDQKFDEKENIVFITVVCCSPEKIRDKLCYKGGGSIKSIEILELPKPKAEKPKADPPKAEKPKAEPEKKKDGGGEKPKAEPEKKKDGGGEKPKAEPEKKKDGGEKPKGDAPKKEAEKPKPGPEKPKDKPAPAPLPVQPHMAAPMAVPVGMLYAPPPCYEGRPVGPGYEYGGPMFCYDGYYARPVYDSYGGGRPCYVNRGDQYFSEENPQGCIIM